The Apis mellifera strain DH4 linkage group LG8, Amel_HAv3.1, whole genome shotgun sequence genome contains a region encoding:
- the LOC100577680 gene encoding uncharacterized protein LOC100577680, producing MQFGILFSVAATLLHTSYGGFVSIRMPYLNPAGVTYINNIEPEAQLAYSIPAKIEAQHVGYAAAQVPAVAAVPFVKHVPTISHVPITKIEAQPAVLEKQLDVVKPAVSTRKFEVRRPAIQKQFYDIEERVVVRPAGSAVVELDQPTSKTQKGPAVIQPLLQHFEATQTLPSPTVSSAPISNDDETVVVENPEFRKLNVQSQASGSLPQLKTNLNGASSNEPLVAHDPSPSVIVSPNSSPEQDQQNQNRLIELLTARGNVAEVGFGHSSPSQSAIGDAGQVRGRVISATPAPESAEPADERVSTRRVVISRPIETLQEVNVVEPATKIERVSVQQPTFIKTTRLDHVQVHSSVPVVGKALAPTIAHAAVPVYQKTISPAYEYYH from the exons ATGCAATTTGGAATTCTCTTCTCGGTGGCAGCGACATTGCTGCATACTAGCTATGGTGGCTTTGTATCTATCAGGATGCCGTACTTGAATCCAGCAGGTgtaacttatataaataatattgaacctGAAGCTCAGCTTGCTTATAGCATTCCTGCTAAAATCGAAGCCCAACACGTTGGATATGCAGCTGCTCAAGTTCCAGCAGTGGCTGCTGTACCTTTCGTCAAACATGTACCAACTATTTCTCATGTGCCAATTACTAAAATTGAAGCCCAACCTGCTGTTTTGGAAAAACAATTAGATGTGGTAAAACCGGCCGTTTCTACTCGTAAATtcgaa GTACGTCGTCCAGCAATTCAGAAGCAATTTTATGACATTGAAGAACGTGTAGTTGTTCGTCCAGCTGGTTCAGCAGTAGTTGAACTTGATCAACCAACTTCCAAAACTCAGAAAGGACCAGCTGTGATTCAACCTTTGCTCCAACATTTCGAAGCAACTCAAACTCTTCCATCTCCAACAGTTTCTTCTGCTCCAATTTCCAATGATGATGAAACTGTTGTAGTAGAAAATCCTGAATTTCGCAAACTCAATGTTCAGAGTCAG gCTAGTGGAAGTTTACCCCAATTAAAAACTAACTTGAACGGTGCATCATCAAATGAACCTCTCGTTGCTCATGATCCTTCACCAAGTGTTATCGTCAGTCCCAATTCCTCTCCTGAACAAGATCAACAGAATCAGAACAGATTGATTGAATTGCTCACTGCTCGTGGCAATGTTGCTgag gttGGATTCGGACATTCCAGTCCCTCTCAATCCGCAATTGGAGATGCTGGACAGGTTCGAGGTCGAGTAATTTCTGCCACTCCAGCTCCGGAATCTGCGGAACCAGCTGATGAACGAGTTTCTACAAGACGTGTCGTGATCAGCAGGCCAATTGAAACTCTTCAAGAAGTGAATGTTGTGGAACCAGCAACGAAAATAGAAAGAGTATCCGTACAACAACCTACCTTTATAAAAACCACACGTTTAGATCATGTTCAAGTTCATAGTTCTGTCCCTGTAGTCGGAAAAGCTCTTGCACCAACGATTGCTCATGCTGCTGTTCCGGTTTATCAGAAAACCATTTCGCCAGCTTatgaatattatcattaa
- the LOC725973 gene encoding uncharacterized protein LOC725973 isoform X1 yields the protein MFKSLLFPEFCTNMNIIIVLMIVMELCVVSPQFYLPSGFVYQHPANLLNSAIEDTLPNELRNNFYKNPQIAAKLAKESWIFNKEMQVIDRETDKIPREKVYNVLHNAGFVRK from the exons ATGTTCAAAAG TTTACTCTTTCCAGAATTTTGcacaaatatgaatataataattgtgctTATGATCGTAATGGAATTATGTGTGGTCTCACCACAATTCTATCTTCCCTCGGGATTTGTGTATCAACATCCAGCAAATCTACTGAATTCGGCGATAGAAGATACTTTACCAAACGAATTACGAAATAACTTTTACAAAAATCCGCAAATTGCTGCCAAGCTCGCAAAAGAGTCATGGATTTTCAACAAAGAAATGCag gtAATCGATCGTGAAACAGATAAAATACCAcgagaaaaagtatataatgttCTTCATAATGCAGGATttgtacgaaaataa
- the LOC725973 gene encoding uncharacterized protein LOC725973 isoform X2, giving the protein MNIIIVLMIVMELCVVSPQFYLPSGFVYQHPANLLNSAIEDTLPNELRNNFYKNPQIAAKLAKESWIFNKEMQVIDRETDKIPREKVYNVLHNAGFVRK; this is encoded by the exons atgaatataataattgtgctTATGATCGTAATGGAATTATGTGTGGTCTCACCACAATTCTATCTTCCCTCGGGATTTGTGTATCAACATCCAGCAAATCTACTGAATTCGGCGATAGAAGATACTTTACCAAACGAATTACGAAATAACTTTTACAAAAATCCGCAAATTGCTGCCAAGCTCGCAAAAGAGTCATGGATTTTCAACAAAGAAATGCag gtAATCGATCGTGAAACAGATAAAATACCAcgagaaaaagtatataatgttCTTCATAATGCAGGATttgtacgaaaataa
- the LOC552768 gene encoding phenylalanine--tRNA ligase alpha subunit isoform X2: MNYGSHEAAIYNAIPDDGMPQSEIIQSIPFAKIGFSKALQAGWIVIDKSNGTPIVKKKATSIIDIIQNDLKDLTSLTDQLRNDYKKRKLIQEVIIKSIQVEKGPNFTTTIEKQETELTADLLINGAWKNKKFKPYNFAALGTTLEVGHLHPLLKVRSEFRKIFLEMGFTEMPTNNYVESSFWNFDALFQPQQHPARDAHDTFFIAEPSHSTNFPIDYMEKVKKVHSEGDYGSLGYRYDWKLEEAQKNVLRTHTTAVSARMLYKLMQQNKFKPVKYFSIDRVFRNETLDATHLAEFHQIEGVIADYNLTLGDLIGILYEFFKKLGIIQLQFKPAYNPYTEPSMEIFCYHEGLKKWIEIGNSGMFRPEMLLPMGLPKDVNVIAWGLSLERPTMIKYGLNNIRDLVGPKIDLEMVYNNPICRLNKISHNSSQIKKLEDMKQEINKLEKESECTRKFEKQKLVLFCDPKHPIRFIEPFFHYIKSYVNIFVTSHIHSSVQHFPNELSDFCLEYKKGNQINDIHLTIIWKEIGIDPIMQLPGMHKIIGEINIARYLNRVIENCYPHILRYESKSVLYANEIDNYLEKIHSFLHTNVHQAIHKKSLYIMGEDISIIDILLESFEKYKLCKQK, encoded by the exons ATGAATTATGGAAGTCATGAAGCAGCAATTTATAATGCAATTCCTGATGATGGAATGCCACAATCTGAAATTATACAATCAATTCCATTTGCAAAAATTGGATTTTCAAAAGCATTACAAGCTGGTTGGATTGTAATTGACAAAAGTAATGGTACACCTATTGTGAAAAAGAAAGCAACttctattatagatattatacaaaatgatttaaaGGATCTAACAAGTTTAACTGATCAGCttagaaatgattataaaaaaagaaaactgatTCAAGAAGt aattattaaatctatacaAGTAGAAAAAGGTCCAAATTTTACAACAACAATTGAAAAACAAGAAACAGAATTAACAGctgatttgttaataaatggtgcatggaaaaataaaaaatttaaaccatATAATTTTGCAGCACTTGGTACTACTCTTGAAGTGGGTCATTTGCATCCACTATTAAAAGTAAGAAgcgaatttagaaaaatatttttagaaatggg aTTTACTGAAATGCCAACCAATAATTACGTAGAAAGttctttttggaattttgatgCATTATTTCAACCTCAACAGCATCCAGCAAGAGATGCAcatgatacattttttatagctg aacCATCTCACAGTACAAACTTTCCCATAGATTATATGGAAAAGGTAAAAAAAGTTCATAGTGAAGGAGATTATGGATCTCTTGGTTATCGTTATGATTGGAAACTTGAAGAAGCTCAAAAAAATGTTCTTCGTACTCATACAACAGCTGTTAGTGCACGAATGCTTTATAAGCTTATGCAAcag aataaatttaaaccagTGAAGTATTTCAGTATTGATCGAGTATTTCGTAATGAAACTTTAGATGCTACACATCTAGCtgaatttcatcaaattgaAGGTGTTATTGCAGATTATAATCTCACATTAGGTGATTTGATaggaattttatatgaattttttaagaaacttgGTATTATACAGCTTCAGTTCAAACCCGCATACAATCCATATACGGAACCTagtatggaaattttttgttatcatGAGGGCTTGAAAAAATGGATAGAAATTGGTAATAGTGGAATGTTCAGACCAGAAATGCTATTACCAATGGGATTACCTAAAGATGTAAATGTAATTGCTTGGGGATTATCTTTAGAAAG ACCAACTATGATTAAATatggattaaataatatacgagATTTAGTTGGACCAAAAATAGATTTGGAAATGGTTTACAACAATCCTATCTGTCGCTTaaacaa GATTAGTCACAATTCTTCTCAAATAAAGAAGCTTGAAGACatgaaacaagaaataaacaaaCTTGAAAAAGAATCTGAATGTAccagaaaattcgaaaagcaaaaacttgttttattttgtgaCCCAAAACATCCAATCAGATTTATAGAaccattttttcattatataaaatcttatgtTAACATTTTTGTGACATCTCATATACATTCCAGTGTGCAACATTTTCCAAACGAATTATCAGATTTTTGtttggaatataaaaaaggaaatcaaattaatgacattcatttaacaataatttggaAAGAAATTGGTATTGATCCTATAATGCAATTACCAGGAATGCATAAAATAATAGGCGAAATAAATATAGCGCGATATCTAAATCgcgtaattgaaaattgttatccACATATCTTACGTTATGAAAGCAAAAGTGTATTATATGCAAATGAAATAGATaactatttagaaaaaatacataGTTTTTTACATACTAATGTGCATCAAGCTATTCATAAAAAGTCACTTTACATAATGGGTGAAGATATATccattatagatattttattagaatcttttgaaaaatataaattatgcaaacaaaaataa
- the LOC552768 gene encoding phenylalanine--tRNA ligase alpha subunit isoform X1, which yields MAKQLTDQILDYIDKHGKLNSLYLAEVFKENHQKIIGAIKSIEAVGDLISTKQIIDKKWELTSEGHHVMNYGSHEAAIYNAIPDDGMPQSEIIQSIPFAKIGFSKALQAGWIVIDKSNGTPIVKKKATSIIDIIQNDLKDLTSLTDQLRNDYKKRKLIQEVIIKSIQVEKGPNFTTTIEKQETELTADLLINGAWKNKKFKPYNFAALGTTLEVGHLHPLLKVRSEFRKIFLEMGFTEMPTNNYVESSFWNFDALFQPQQHPARDAHDTFFIAEPSHSTNFPIDYMEKVKKVHSEGDYGSLGYRYDWKLEEAQKNVLRTHTTAVSARMLYKLMQQNKFKPVKYFSIDRVFRNETLDATHLAEFHQIEGVIADYNLTLGDLIGILYEFFKKLGIIQLQFKPAYNPYTEPSMEIFCYHEGLKKWIEIGNSGMFRPEMLLPMGLPKDVNVIAWGLSLERPTMIKYGLNNIRDLVGPKIDLEMVYNNPICRLNKISHNSSQIKKLEDMKQEINKLEKESECTRKFEKQKLVLFCDPKHPIRFIEPFFHYIKSYVNIFVTSHIHSSVQHFPNELSDFCLEYKKGNQINDIHLTIIWKEIGIDPIMQLPGMHKIIGEINIARYLNRVIENCYPHILRYESKSVLYANEIDNYLEKIHSFLHTNVHQAIHKKSLYIMGEDISIIDILLESFEKYKLCKQK from the exons ATGGCAAAACAACTAACTGATCAAATATTGGATTATATAGATAagcatggaaaattaaattctttatatttggctgaagtttttaaagaaaatcatcaaaaaattattggagctatCAAGAGTATTGAAGCAGTTGgtgat ttaatttCCACTAagcaaattattgataaaaaatgggAATTAACATCAGAAGGTCATCATGTAATGAATTATGGAAGTCATGAAGCAGCAATTTATAATGCAATTCCTGATGATGGAATGCCACAATCTGAAATTATACAATCAATTCCATTTGCAAAAATTGGATTTTCAAAAGCATTACAAGCTGGTTGGATTGTAATTGACAAAAGTAATGGTACACCTATTGTGAAAAAGAAAGCAACttctattatagatattatacaaaatgatttaaaGGATCTAACAAGTTTAACTGATCAGCttagaaatgattataaaaaaagaaaactgatTCAAGAAGt aattattaaatctatacaAGTAGAAAAAGGTCCAAATTTTACAACAACAATTGAAAAACAAGAAACAGAATTAACAGctgatttgttaataaatggtgcatggaaaaataaaaaatttaaaccatATAATTTTGCAGCACTTGGTACTACTCTTGAAGTGGGTCATTTGCATCCACTATTAAAAGTAAGAAgcgaatttagaaaaatatttttagaaatggg aTTTACTGAAATGCCAACCAATAATTACGTAGAAAGttctttttggaattttgatgCATTATTTCAACCTCAACAGCATCCAGCAAGAGATGCAcatgatacattttttatagctg aacCATCTCACAGTACAAACTTTCCCATAGATTATATGGAAAAGGTAAAAAAAGTTCATAGTGAAGGAGATTATGGATCTCTTGGTTATCGTTATGATTGGAAACTTGAAGAAGCTCAAAAAAATGTTCTTCGTACTCATACAACAGCTGTTAGTGCACGAATGCTTTATAAGCTTATGCAAcag aataaatttaaaccagTGAAGTATTTCAGTATTGATCGAGTATTTCGTAATGAAACTTTAGATGCTACACATCTAGCtgaatttcatcaaattgaAGGTGTTATTGCAGATTATAATCTCACATTAGGTGATTTGATaggaattttatatgaattttttaagaaacttgGTATTATACAGCTTCAGTTCAAACCCGCATACAATCCATATACGGAACCTagtatggaaattttttgttatcatGAGGGCTTGAAAAAATGGATAGAAATTGGTAATAGTGGAATGTTCAGACCAGAAATGCTATTACCAATGGGATTACCTAAAGATGTAAATGTAATTGCTTGGGGATTATCTTTAGAAAG ACCAACTATGATTAAATatggattaaataatatacgagATTTAGTTGGACCAAAAATAGATTTGGAAATGGTTTACAACAATCCTATCTGTCGCTTaaacaa GATTAGTCACAATTCTTCTCAAATAAAGAAGCTTGAAGACatgaaacaagaaataaacaaaCTTGAAAAAGAATCTGAATGTAccagaaaattcgaaaagcaaaaacttgttttattttgtgaCCCAAAACATCCAATCAGATTTATAGAaccattttttcattatataaaatcttatgtTAACATTTTTGTGACATCTCATATACATTCCAGTGTGCAACATTTTCCAAACGAATTATCAGATTTTTGtttggaatataaaaaaggaaatcaaattaatgacattcatttaacaataatttggaAAGAAATTGGTATTGATCCTATAATGCAATTACCAGGAATGCATAAAATAATAGGCGAAATAAATATAGCGCGATATCTAAATCgcgtaattgaaaattgttatccACATATCTTACGTTATGAAAGCAAAAGTGTATTATATGCAAATGAAATAGATaactatttagaaaaaatacataGTTTTTTACATACTAATGTGCATCAAGCTATTCATAAAAAGTCACTTTACATAATGGGTGAAGATATATccattatagatattttattagaatcttttgaaaaatataaattatgcaaacaaaaataa